From a single Okeanomitos corallinicola TIOX110 genomic region:
- a CDS encoding class II aldolase/adducin family protein: MADLIFPTPPKFDNIEDERLHRQQRLAAGFRLFARYGFDEGVAGHITVRDPEFTDCFWVNPFGMYFGHIRVSDLLLVNHEGEVVKGNKIVNTAAFAIHSRIHQARPDVIAAAHAHSLYGKAWSTLGRLLDPLTQDACAFYEDHALFDDYTGVVLETNEGDRIAATLGNKKAIILRNHGLLTVGNSVDETIWWFITMDRSCQAQLLAEAAGKPILISPETARFTHSQVGSHIIGWFSFQSLYEKIVREEPDLLE; encoded by the coding sequence ATGGCAGATTTAATTTTTCCCACACCACCCAAATTTGACAACATCGAAGATGAACGTTTACACCGTCAACAACGTCTAGCTGCGGGTTTCCGTTTATTTGCGCGTTATGGTTTTGATGAGGGAGTTGCAGGACATATTACTGTCCGTGATCCAGAGTTTACAGACTGTTTCTGGGTTAACCCCTTTGGAATGTATTTTGGTCATATCCGCGTATCTGATTTATTATTGGTTAACCATGAGGGGGAAGTTGTCAAAGGTAATAAAATTGTTAATACGGCTGCTTTTGCGATTCATTCCCGTATTCATCAAGCAAGGCCTGATGTGATTGCTGCTGCTCATGCTCATTCATTGTATGGTAAAGCTTGGTCAACTTTGGGTAGGTTGCTTGATCCTTTAACTCAAGATGCTTGTGCTTTTTATGAAGATCACGCTTTATTTGATGATTATACAGGAGTGGTTTTAGAAACTAATGAAGGCGATCGCATTGCAGCAACTTTAGGAAATAAAAAAGCGATCATTTTACGCAATCATGGTTTATTAACTGTAGGTAATTCCGTAGATGAAACTATCTGGTGGTTTATTACAATGGATCGTTCTTGTCAAGCGCAATTATTAGCAGAAGCAGCGGGAAAACCAATTTTAATTTCTCCAGAAACTGCCCGTTTTACCCATAGTCAAGTAGGTTCTCATATTATTGGTTGGTTTTCTTTTCAATCCTTATATGAAAAGATTGTACGGGAAGAACCGGATTTGTTGGAGTAG
- the fabG gene encoding 3-oxoacyl-[acyl-carrier-protein] reductase, with the protein MTLLKDQVAIVTGASRGIGRAIALQLASQGAKIVVNYASSSTAADQVVAEITGNGGEAIALQADVSKSDQVDTLINTTIEKFKRIDILVNNAGITRDNLLLRMKLEEWQAVIDLNLTGVFLCTKAVSKIMLKQRSGRIINISSVAGQMGNPGQPNYSAAKAGVIGFTKTVAKELATRGITVNAVAPGFIATDMTSDIKAEGILQFIPLGRFGQPEDIAGMVRFLAADPAAAYITGQVFNVDGGMVM; encoded by the coding sequence ATGACATTATTAAAAGATCAAGTTGCCATTGTTACCGGAGCATCTAGAGGAATTGGCCGAGCGATCGCCCTACAACTAGCATCCCAAGGGGCAAAAATCGTAGTTAACTACGCCAGTTCCAGCACCGCAGCCGATCAAGTAGTAGCAGAAATCACAGGCAATGGTGGCGAAGCCATCGCCCTCCAAGCAGACGTTTCCAAATCAGATCAAGTAGACACACTCATCAACACCACCATAGAAAAATTCAAACGTATTGATATCTTAGTTAACAACGCAGGTATTACCCGCGATAATTTGTTATTAAGAATGAAATTAGAAGAATGGCAAGCAGTTATAGACTTAAATTTAACAGGCGTATTTTTATGTACAAAAGCCGTTAGTAAAATCATGCTCAAACAACGTTCCGGCAGAATTATCAATATCTCCTCAGTCGCCGGACAAATGGGTAATCCTGGACAGCCTAACTACAGCGCCGCCAAAGCTGGGGTAATTGGGTTTACAAAAACCGTCGCCAAAGAACTAGCTACCCGTGGGATCACAGTTAACGCCGTAGCACCAGGATTTATTGCTACCGACATGACCAGCGATATTAAAGCCGAAGGAATTTTACAATTCATCCCCTTGGGTCGTTTTGGACAACCAGAAGATATTGCCGGCATGGTGCGCTTTTTAGCAGCTGATCCCGCCGCAGCTTACATCACCGGACAAGTATTTAACGTTGATGGTGGCATGGTGATGTAG
- a CDS encoding RNA-binding domain-containing protein: MELENLIQRLNLGEDYDYEFKASQDKLSKDVWETVSAFANTSGGYIILGVTENKQKFKINGINNPTQQKKDFWNNHNNPQKLSVPICQESDVTITKIEDKDIIIIKVPPANRLQRPVYINKNPITGTYKRYFDGDHQCSEEEVKQMLRDQGNEAQDSQVLDHFDMNDLDSGTIKIYRQRFSNREPDHPWLILNDQELMLQLGGYNKDRNTGKEGLTIAGLLMFGKERSILDAFSHYHLDYQENLSNDPEQRWTYRITLDGKWEANLFNFYHRVYNRLVHDLAVPFKLDQNSIREDETHVHEALREVLVNSLIHADYLSTKPMVIFKLHDIFWFSNPGRLRITISQLYEGGISEPRNPNLQKMFKMIGLGEKAGSGFAKILRAWKEQQWFIPLVREKLDLDITTVALPMISLIPEQVEKELTAIVGTNYFNLPELEKIILVLAHKFGKISNTNIQYHSQKHPRDIGDSLKYLVDNGCLEKFGHGRWTEYSLPNNSLVNLLEQANSDHLNDSSDHLNDSSDHLDDSSDHLDDSSDHLQKLVTIATPVRDKRKVSKQLMEEIILKICQNQYLTQQQLANILNRSPHTLRTSYLTPMVKNNLLILKYPDTPTHPHQSYLTNPNSNL; the protein is encoded by the coding sequence ATGGAATTAGAAAATCTGATTCAGAGGCTAAACCTTGGTGAAGATTATGATTATGAATTTAAAGCATCCCAAGATAAATTATCTAAGGATGTTTGGGAAACTGTTTCTGCTTTCGCTAATACTAGCGGTGGATATATTATTTTAGGTGTCACAGAAAATAAACAGAAATTTAAAATTAATGGTATTAATAATCCCACTCAACAAAAAAAAGATTTTTGGAATAATCACAATAACCCTCAAAAATTGAGTGTTCCCATCTGTCAAGAGTCAGATGTGACAATTACTAAAATTGAAGACAAAGATATCATTATTATTAAAGTACCTCCAGCCAATCGTCTTCAGCGTCCTGTTTATATTAATAAAAATCCCATTACAGGAACATATAAACGTTATTTTGATGGTGATCATCAATGTAGCGAAGAAGAAGTGAAACAAATGCTTCGAGATCAAGGTAATGAAGCTCAAGATTCTCAGGTTTTAGATCATTTTGATATGAATGACCTTGATTCAGGAACTATCAAAATATATCGGCAAAGGTTTAGTAATCGAGAACCTGACCATCCTTGGTTAATATTAAATGATCAAGAATTGATGTTGCAATTAGGTGGTTACAACAAAGACCGTAATACAGGAAAAGAAGGATTAACAATTGCCGGGTTATTAATGTTTGGTAAAGAGCGCAGTATTTTAGATGCTTTTTCCCATTATCATCTTGATTATCAAGAAAATTTATCTAATGATCCTGAACAACGTTGGACATATAGAATTACTTTAGATGGTAAATGGGAAGCAAATTTATTTAACTTTTATCATCGTGTTTATAACCGTTTAGTACATGATTTAGCTGTTCCTTTTAAACTAGACCAAAATTCAATCAGAGAAGATGAAACTCATGTTCATGAAGCATTAAGAGAAGTCTTGGTTAATAGTTTAATTCATGCAGATTACCTCTCAACAAAACCTATGGTTATTTTTAAACTTCACGATATTTTTTGGTTTTCAAATCCAGGAAGATTAAGAATTACTATTAGTCAACTTTATGAAGGGGGAATAAGTGAACCACGTAATCCCAATTTACAAAAAATGTTTAAAATGATTGGTCTAGGGGAAAAAGCAGGTTCAGGTTTTGCTAAAATTTTACGAGCTTGGAAAGAACAACAATGGTTTATTCCTTTAGTTAGAGAAAAATTAGACCTAGACATCACGACAGTAGCTTTACCAATGATTAGTTTAATTCCTGAACAAGTAGAAAAAGAATTAACAGCTATAGTTGGCACTAACTACTTTAATTTACCAGAATTAGAAAAAATTATATTAGTTTTAGCCCATAAATTTGGAAAAATCAGTAATACTAATATCCAATATCATAGCCAAAAACATCCTAGAGATATAGGAGATAGTCTTAAATATTTAGTAGATAATGGTTGTTTAGAAAAATTCGGTCACGGTAGATGGACGGAATATAGTTTACCTAACAATTCTTTAGTTAATTTATTAGAACAAGCTAACTCCGATCATTTGAATGATAGCTCCGATCATTTGAATGATAGCTCCGATCATTTGGATGATAGCTCCGATCATTTGGATGATAGCTCCGATCATTTACAGAAATTAGTGACCATTGCTACACCAGTTAGAGACAAAAGAAAGGTTTCTAAACAATTAATGGAAGAAATAATTTTAAAAATCTGTCAAAATCAATATTTAACACAACAACAATTAGCAAATATTTTAAATCGTTCTCCCCATACTCTCAGAACTAGCTATCTTACACCTATGGTAAAAAATAATCTCCTGATTTTAAAATACCCTGATACACCAACTCACCCGCATCAATCGTATCTAACTAATCCAAACTCTAATTTATAA